A window from Aphelocoma coerulescens isolate FSJ_1873_10779 unplaced genomic scaffold, UR_Acoe_1.0 HiC_scaffold_84, whole genome shotgun sequence encodes these proteins:
- the LOC138102535 gene encoding serine/threonine-protein kinase PAK 3-like, translating to MIGQVCAAVCTVFSVAYSGYFLTHLTRHLTRGWRQARPLGSPAGSAAPLAPSLAEEDAEEEPNDKKPPAGVHPRPERAEPLSLDARSAVQRAASPARSAAASTPPRASTSFSSPAQQPEMREEQSLKRLRSIVSLGEPRRKYSAFEELGRGGFGAVYKALDASTGQQVAIKKMALQEEMSEELAVNEIVAMRDSRNPNIVSYLDSYLVDGELWLAMEFMDGGTLYDVVGAVYLEEGQIGAVCRECLQGLHFLHSRRVIHRDVKSCNILVSTDGSVKLADFGLCAQLTPEHDKCSSSVGTPSWMAPEVVRGEAYGPKVDIWSLGIVGLEMVEGEAPYQREPRLRVFELIERNGAPKLQNPRHHSALLRDFLRCCLQTDEDRRWSAQELLKHPFVTSGDPASSLAALIISAKQVQEDWRGDACA from the exons atgatcgggcaagtctgtgccgcggtttgcacggttttttctgtggcgtattccggctacttcctgacccacctgactc gtcACCTCACACGCGGATGGAGACAAGCCCGTCCTTTG ggctcaccagcagggtcagcagctcctctggctccctctcttGCTGAGGAAGATGCGGAAGAGGAGCCAAATGACAAGAAGCCTCCAGCTGGTGTCCATCCACGGCCTGAACGTGCAGAGCCA ctctctcttgaCGCGCGCTCTGCCGTCCAACGTGCCGCTTCACCGGcgcgctctgcagcagccagcactcccccacgtgccagcacttcgttcagcagcccagcccagcagccggagatgagagaggagcagagcctgaagagaCTGA ggaGCATTGTGAGTCTGGGCGAGCCGAGGAGGAAATACTCGGCGTTTGAAGAACTCGGACGAGG gggttttggagctgtttataAAGCCCTCGACGCCAGCACAGGACAACAG GTGGCCATCAAGAAAATGGCTCTTCAAGAGGAGATGTCCGAGGAGCTGGCTGTCAATGAAATCGTGGCCATGAGGGACAGTAGGAACCCCAATATTGTGTCCTACTTAGACAG ctacctggTCGATGGAGAGCTCTGGCTGGCGATGGAGTTCATGGACGGCGGCACGTTGTATGATGTAGTCGGGGCAGTGTACCTCGAGGAAGGACAGATAGGCGCTGTctgtcgggag tgcctgcaaggactgcatttccttcattccCGCCGAGTCATCCACAGAGACGTCAAAAGCTGCAACATTCTTGTGAGCACGGACGGATCTGTCAAACTGG ctgactttggcctctgtgctcagctcacccctgagcacgACAAGTGCAGCTCCAGCGTCGGCACTCCCAGCTGGATGGCGCCAGAAGTCGTGAGAGGAGAAGCCtacggccccaaagtggacatctggtcactggggatcgtggggctggaaatggtggaAGGGGAAGCTCCTTACCAGAGGGAACCCCGTCTCAGG gtttttgaactgatagaaaggaacggggccccaaaactgcaaaacccCAGGCACCACTCGGCTCTCCTGCGCGACTTTCtccgctgctgcctgcagacagacgaggacaggcgctggtctgcccaggaactcctgaag catccatttgtgaCCTCAGGCgatcctgcctccagcctggctgctctgatcATCTCAGCCAAGCAAGTGCAGGAAGATTGGAGAGGAGACGCTTGCGCctga